Genomic DNA from Brassica rapa cultivar Chiifu-401-42 chromosome A04, CAAS_Brap_v3.01, whole genome shotgun sequence:
CTATATGGTTGCAGCTTCTCAGACATGGCAGCTCACCCGTTCCATGCTCTGTTCTACATTGTCTTCATGCTCACTGCTTGTGCTCTTTTCTCAAAGACATGGATTGAGGTCTCTGGATCTTCCGCTAGGGACGTAGCTAAGCAGCTTAAGGTAATCAAATCATAACTGCTCTCCCAATACATGGTGTGTTTGGGTATTTGATATTGTAAACTCCATGTGTGACAGGAACAACAAATGGTGATGCCTGGACACAGAGAGTCAAACTTGCAGAAGGAGCTGAACAGATACATCCCAACAGCAGCAGCTTTCGGAGGAGTTTGCATCGGTGCATTGACCGTTCTGGCTGATTTCATGGGAGCCATTGGGTCTGGAACTGGTATTCTCTTGGCTGTCACGATCATATATCAGTATTTTGAGACCTTTGAGAAGGAGAAAGCAAGTGAACTCGGCTTCTTTGGGTTCTAAGTTAGCTACAAAGTTGTAAAACTTTGCTTAGGCAAAAGCAGAGAAGGCACGCTAGCTTCTGATGTGCCAAACCTCAAAGGGTTCTAACACAGTTTGGGGTAGTCCTTTCTTGTtgtttaaacaaaattttcaattgtagttttttcttttaaatacagtttatgtttttttgttgcttTTATTAAAAGTCAAAACCTTTTGGTGATAGACGCTTTTCTAATGTATGTTTCTAGAAGTTCATTACCAAATAAACAATTTACATTTTTGAGTTCAAAGCTATATATTTCTTTTCTTGTAGCCAATGTGAGAAAAAAATGTCATCAACGATGTTAAGAGGTGATGGAACTGCAGCTAAGCAGACAAACCTCTAAACTGTGGAAGAAGCAGTAGAAACCATAGTTATGGTTTTGTTAGAAATCAGATAACAAGGATAGGTGATATCAACCACCAGCTACTGCAAGATAATAGTTATGATACGTTACATGCTTATTCTTTGACTTGAGCATTCATGGTCTCTACTCTTTCATAGGATCTAACTAACCTCCTTACAGTAAAGACAGAAAGTCTTCCAACGAGAATTTGAGCTTTGCCAAACGCGTTTTAAACCCcttcttattaagttttttctCCCTCTAACTAATTTCTTGTCTGAAATTTTTGGTGACTAGTGATTACACATATACCATACATATATATCTCTGTTTATGTGGATCATTttatttgacttgaaaactaCTTAAACAGAAAGCTATACAAGGGTGGAGCACTAAggcaaaaagttaaaaagacACAGGAACTGTTGCTTCTTACTTTGGTTTTAGTTGCACTGATCCAAATTAGAGTACCCTTGTTTCTTAAGTTAACACAAAATGGTAAATAGTAATACACTCAACAGTTAGAAATCAAATAAACAATAATCGGTTAATCATGTTTATAGCCACCCAAGCAGTTGAGTACTAATGGTTTTTGACACCAATCAGATAACAACACTCACTCGATTGCTTAAAGTCTCAACAACCAGCAAATACAGAGGATGGTCATTTAGATCCGTATGGTACACAACGTTACATGCTTACACTTTGACTTCCATTCCACCATTCATGGTCTCCATACTCTATTGTAGAGAGAAGATCTAgggaactttcctttttttttaacggaCTATCATACATGCTAaatcattttcttaatatatattttactattacAAAGATGAATCACTCGTCagtaaaaaaatctttataaatagCTAAAGTTACAATCACTCTTGTCATTGATGTTCTACCCAAACACATGTCATACACACACACATCTTAACGTACTTTGATTTGCTTTGATCTTGGACATAAAAATAAAGACTCAGACAAGCTACTGTCTTTTGTTTCATTTCGTTGTCACATGGCCACTGATTCAGCAATGTTCGCATCCTCACGTCGGAGGCAATCTCCGTCGCTTGAGGCGTTTCTATCACCCGTTAATCTCTCCGACGTCCCTCTCCTCCAAACACTATCTTCCATCTCATCAGAGATCCTCTCCTGCTTCAGCAACGCACGTTTCTCCTTCCAACGTAGAAACACCCGTTCCCTGATACGTAAAGTCCAAGTCTTCGCCGTCTTGCTCCAACACCTCGCACCCGAGTCAAGCTTGGATCCCACGGCGGTGCTCTGCTTCAAGGAGCTCtatctcctcctccaccactcCAAGTTCCTCCTCCGCTACTGCGCTCACTCCTCCAAGCTATGGCTCTTGCTTCAAAGCCCCTCGCTCTCGAGCTTCTTCCATGATCTGAGTAAAGACTATTCCACCCTCTTAGATGTCCTCCTCCCTGCTGAGAGTCTCTGCCTAAACGACGACGTTAGAGAGCAAGTCCAGCTCTTGCACATGCAGCACTACGTTGACGATAACAGCGACGAGACGCTGCGTAACAAACTCTATTCGTTTCTAGACGAGTTCGAGAACGGGAGTGTACCAAACTCTGAAGAGCtacgcttcttcttctttgagaaACTCGCTATTAAAGATCCAACAAGTTACAGAGAAGAGATCGAGTTTCTTGAAGAGCAGATCAAAAGCCACGGGTGTGACTTAGACCCTACGAGGTCAGTGATCAACGGGTTTATAGATATCACACGGTACGTTATGTTTCTCTTATTCAAGATTGAAGATGGTAACGAGATTAAGAAACAAAGGAAACGTTTGATCTCTGAGGAGATTGAGAACACGTTTACAACAACGCTTCCAAAGGATTTCAtctgctccatctctctcaACCTCATGAACGATCCTGTGATCATCTCCACGGGACAGACTTACGACCGAAGCTCCATCGCTAGGTGGATTCATCAAGAAGGTCGCTCTACTTGTCCCAAAACAGGACAGAAGCTCGTGGACTTGAGTTTCGTTCCCAACCTAGCTTTGAGACACTTGACAACGCTTTGGTGCCAAGTCACTGGTCTGTCTCATGACTCGCCTAAAGAGTCTCTCCCTAAGGTGTTTCAAACAAGAGCTTCCACGGAAGCAAACAAAGCAACGTTATCGATTCTTGTACAGAACCTAGCACACGGCTCAGAGTTGGCTGCAGGAGAGATCCGTGTTCTCACTAGAACAGTAACGGAAACACGTACGTTGATCGTGGAAGCAGGTGCGATCCCGTATCTGCTTAGGCTTCTCAAATCTGAAAACGCAACAGCGCAAGAGAACGCAGTTGCATCGATCTTTAACTTGTCTATAGACGAAGCAAACAGGAGTCTGATCATGAAAGAACACGACTGTCTCGAGCCGATAATGAGCGTTCTCGTCTCTGGTCTTACGATGAGAGCCAAGGAGATTGCAGCAGCTACGTTGTACACTCTTTCAAGTGTACATGATTACAAGAAAGCGATAGCTAACGCTGATGGATGCATCGAGGCGCTTGCACTGGTGCTGCGAAACGGAACCGTGAGAGGGAAGAAAGATGCTGTCTACGCTTTGCATAGCTTATGGCTGCATCCGGATAACTGCAGCTTGATGGTAAAAAGGGGAGGAGTGTCTGCTCTCGTTGGAGCTTTGGGGGAAGAGGCTGTGGCGGAGAAAGTTGCGTGGGTGTTGGGTGTGATGGCTACTGAGTCTTTAGGAGCTGAGAGTATAGGGAGAGAGGAAACGGTTGTGACGGGGCTCATGGAACTAATGAGATGTGGAAGACCTAGAGGCAAAGAAAAAGCTATTGCGACTCTGTTACAACTCTGCACAGCAGGTGGAGCGGTTGTGACGGAGAAGGTTGTGAAAACACCCGCTCTTGCGGTCTTGACGCGTAAGCTTTTGCTAACGGGTACAGACCGAGCTAAGAGGAAAGCGGTTTCACTCTCTAAGGTATGTAAGGGGTGCGACCAGAAAACACAGAGATAGACGGTCTTGTAATAGAGAAGGGAGTTATAGAACCGATCTTGTGATCTCTATATCTATGCATGTCTTAAAAAAGTGTGTTAAGGGAGACAGCAGAATAAACCTTTATATATGTTATTGTATGATTATGAGCTGTTAACATCTCTCTCTGCACTATGAGCGTTTACCCAATCAGAACTGAATCCATTAAAAGTTGAAACTGTTAAAATAGAAAAGATATTATACAAGGTGGAGCACAGAAGCAAAGCTACAACAGTCATGggaacttttttgttttttttctttggtttttaGTTGCATTGATCAAGATTAGAGTTTGCTTGTTCCCTAAGTTAACAAAAGATGATAAATACACTCACAGAGACATAGTGGAgatccgtttttttttttcctctctccCTACCCAACAACTTAAATAACCGATAACCTGTATAACCGGTTATCAGCTTTATAGTACATGCCAAGCATGAGGCCTGAGCGGGACTGAAACCGCCTCCTAGTAAGAGTTTTGCCATAGGTGCTGCTGCGGTGTTTGCTTTGAAGGCTGGCCTTGCGAGCCACCTTCCCTTGGGTTTCGCTGTTGATGCTCCATCGACATTCCGGTTTGCGACTGATAGTAGTTTGGGTAACCGAGGGAACCATATTGATGTTGCGCCTGTTGCTGAGCTTGTCGAAGTTGCTGAGCTTGCTGTTGTGCTTGGAGGTTGTAGTACGCGTTGCTCTGGACACCCGACATTGTTTGAGAACCAGGTCCATGAAGCCATACAGGCGAGTTTTCATTCTGAGATCAAACAAGTAGGGTCAAAACAAAGACCTTTATATCTTTCCATGCAAGTGTCAAAATGAGAAACATACCTGctgctgttgttgctgctgctgctgctgctgaagTGACAATAGATGGCTGTTCTGTTTGTATTGTAGACTCATAACGTCTTCATAACTAAGTGTTGTACCAGTAGGGGCTGCCTGTTGTTGGTTAAGAGAGAAGTTTCCGGCTCCGACATTGCTTGAATTCCCGAATCCATATGGGGAGGAGATGGGAGCTGACTGAGGCAAACTACTGGGGGAAATGTTGTTTTTGTACTGCGGAAGTAAAGCGGCCGGTGACTGGTGGTATGAGCTATTACCAGAAAATGCTTGCTGGAACGCAGATGGCATGTATGGGTAGCCCTGAGGCATCAAAGGGTAACTAATCATGTTGGCAAAGTGAGTTAGAGGCACAGTATGCTGAGAATATGGATGCATTGGAAGCTGTTGAGGTCCTTGAGGAAGAGCTGGTCCAGTAGCAACATTGGCACCGGGTAAGTTCTGCTGCTGGCTTGGCTGCGTTGTTTGAATACCACCACCATCTCTGAGCGCCTGCGTGtaagaaaatataatcaaaACACTGTAAATCGAACAATACCCTAAATAATATCGATGGACTTAACCCACACACTGAAACATGAAAGACGATATGCTACTTGATTAAAAGAAGCGCTTCAATCTA
This window encodes:
- the LOC103865322 gene encoding U-box domain-containing protein 17 produces the protein MATDSAMFASSRRRQSPSLEAFLSPVNLSDVPLLQTLSSISSEILSCFSNARFSFQRRNTRSLIRKVQVFAVLLQHLAPESSLDPTAVLCFKELYLLLHHSKFLLRYCAHSSKLWLLLQSPSLSSFFHDLSKDYSTLLDVLLPAESLCLNDDVREQVQLLHMQHYVDDNSDETLRNKLYSFLDEFENGSVPNSEELRFFFFEKLAIKDPTSYREEIEFLEEQIKSHGCDLDPTRSVINGFIDITRYVMFLLFKIEDGNEIKKQRKRLISEEIENTFTTTLPKDFICSISLNLMNDPVIISTGQTYDRSSIARWIHQEGRSTCPKTGQKLVDLSFVPNLALRHLTTLWCQVTGLSHDSPKESLPKVFQTRASTEANKATLSILVQNLAHGSELAAGEIRVLTRTVTETRTLIVEAGAIPYLLRLLKSENATAQENAVASIFNLSIDEANRSLIMKEHDCLEPIMSVLVSGLTMRAKEIAAATLYTLSSVHDYKKAIANADGCIEALALVLRNGTVRGKKDAVYALHSLWLHPDNCSLMVKRGGVSALVGALGEEAVAEKVAWVLGVMATESLGAESIGREETVVTGLMELMRCGRPRGKEKAIATLLQLCTAGGAVVTEKVVKTPALAVLTRKLLLTGTDRAKRKAVSLSKVCKGCDQKTQR